The Litchfieldia alkalitelluris genome has a window encoding:
- the uxaC gene encoding glucuronate isomerase produces MKAFLGDDFLLTNSTAEHLFQNIMKKLPIFDYHCHLSPKEIYENHSFENIAQLWLAGDHYKWRAMRMHGVSERLITGEATDWEKFEAWAETVPHLIGNPLYHWTHMELKTYFGIDKRLSPKTAREIWLECNEKISTPDYKPRRFIEKSNVEFVGTTDDPTSMLEYHQLLKEDETFSVEVAPTFRPDGALFIERSSFHDWMSKLEDVSAIKISSLKELIKALKQRVDYFAKNGCLASDHDITQMNFKAFSENEVETIFQKRLIQGELTQEEIIGYRSYLLVELGKMYAEKNWVMQLHMGALRNNNTHMQKRIGADGGFDSIGDQLLAEGLSRFLDTLDSMGSLPKTVLYNLNPRDNYVIGTMIGNFFEEGVPGKVQFGSGWWFNDQLDGMTRQMKDLANLGILSHFIGMTTDSRSLLSYVRHDYFRRILCHLIGEWVESGQAPNDEEILHQMVENIGFHNAKNFFSVK; encoded by the coding sequence ATGAAGGCGTTTTTAGGCGATGACTTTTTATTAACGAATTCTACAGCAGAACATCTTTTTCAAAATATCATGAAGAAACTACCGATTTTTGATTATCATTGTCATTTAAGTCCAAAAGAAATATATGAAAACCATTCATTTGAAAATATAGCGCAACTATGGCTTGCAGGAGATCATTATAAATGGAGAGCTATGCGTATGCACGGGGTAAGTGAAAGACTTATCACAGGGGAGGCAACTGATTGGGAGAAGTTCGAGGCATGGGCTGAGACAGTTCCTCATTTAATTGGAAACCCGTTGTATCACTGGACACATATGGAGTTAAAAACCTATTTTGGGATAGATAAGAGATTGTCACCAAAAACCGCTCGTGAAATCTGGCTAGAATGTAATGAGAAAATAAGCACTCCGGATTACAAGCCTCGACGCTTTATAGAGAAATCAAATGTTGAATTTGTAGGAACAACAGATGATCCAACCTCTATGCTAGAATATCATCAATTATTAAAGGAAGATGAAACATTTAGTGTGGAAGTTGCTCCTACTTTTCGTCCGGACGGCGCCTTATTTATTGAAAGATCATCATTTCATGATTGGATGAGTAAACTCGAAGATGTTTCAGCCATTAAGATTTCCAGTTTAAAAGAGTTGATTAAAGCTTTAAAACAAAGAGTGGACTACTTTGCAAAGAATGGTTGTCTGGCTTCAGATCATGATATTACACAAATGAACTTTAAAGCGTTTTCGGAAAACGAAGTAGAAACCATTTTTCAGAAACGTTTAATTCAGGGAGAACTTACCCAAGAAGAAATTATTGGGTATCGTTCCTATCTTTTAGTTGAACTAGGTAAAATGTATGCGGAGAAAAATTGGGTGATGCAACTTCATATGGGAGCGTTGAGAAATAATAATACCCATATGCAAAAACGAATTGGGGCTGATGGTGGCTTTGATTCGATTGGAGACCAACTTTTGGCTGAAGGCTTATCCCGTTTCTTAGATACATTAGATAGCATGGGCTCACTGCCTAAAACGGTCCTATATAATTTAAATCCTCGTGATAATTATGTGATTGGAACAATGATTGGGAACTTCTTTGAGGAAGGTGTTCCAGGGAAAGTTCAATTTGGTTCTGGATGGTGGTTCAATGACCAGCTAGATGGAATGACAAGACAGATGAAAGACTTAGCAAACTTGGGAATTCTCAGTCATTTTATCGGCATGACCACAGATTCTCGTAGTCTACTTTCATATGTAAGACATGATTATTTTCGAAGAATTTTGTGCCATCTCATTGGAGAATGGGTTGAAAGTGGCCAGGCGCCAAATGATGAAGAGATTCTACATCAAATGGTTGAAAATATAGGTTTTCATAATGCGAAAAACTTCTTTTCTGTAAAGTAA